Proteins encoded by one window of Oceanibaculum indicum P24:
- a CDS encoding carboxymuconolactone decarboxylase family protein: MTPRLNNPHGIGTGPIKAMVALEGALSKCSLDHGLLELVKLRASQINGCAFCIHMHSTWLRASGETEMRLYMLNAWRESSLYTPRERAALAWTEALTLLAETGAPDEDYALVKAEFSEEEQVDLTIAIGAINVWNRLQVGFRAAHPVDKAAA; encoded by the coding sequence ATGACACCGCGTCTGAACAATCCGCACGGAATTGGCACCGGCCCGATCAAGGCCATGGTGGCGCTGGAGGGGGCCCTCTCCAAATGCAGCCTCGACCATGGGCTGCTGGAGCTGGTGAAGCTGCGGGCCTCGCAGATCAATGGCTGCGCCTTCTGCATCCACATGCATTCGACCTGGCTGCGCGCCTCCGGCGAGACCGAGATGCGCCTCTACATGCTGAACGCCTGGCGCGAATCCTCGCTCTACACCCCGCGCGAGCGCGCCGCCCTGGCCTGGACCGAGGCGCTGACCCTGCTTGCCGAAACCGGCGCGCCGGACGAGGATTACGCCCTGGTAAAGGCCGAGTTCAGCGAGGAGGAACAGGTGGACCTGACCATCGCCATCGGCGCCATCAATGTGTGGAACCGGCTGCAGGTCGGCTTCCGCGCGGCGCATCCGGTGGATAAGGCGGCCGCTTGA
- a CDS encoding cobalamin B12-binding domain-containing protein, which translates to MVGAGHPEIPQAEPPQADAGADAEAGVCGLGFDPRLHPEHDPVASQLPGTDKAISYRNALKEALIDIDPRAHRAMIEELQASGVPMQTLAIHLFSPVAARLGDQWCDDEIDFMLVAVASTRLSMIINHLSHLSIQRTQSQDDRPVRRVLLARTGKAAHTIGVAIVASCFREMGWVVDGGVDTELDDTIHKRLSNTPYHLLGISVGQVDQVEECTRTIRRIHATPSPRRLKIAVGGPAVLANPDAFNRIGADIVAQSALQVVSYADSIRA; encoded by the coding sequence ATGGTCGGAGCCGGCCATCCGGAGATTCCTCAGGCGGAGCCGCCGCAGGCCGATGCCGGCGCTGACGCCGAGGCCGGCGTGTGCGGGCTTGGCTTCGACCCAAGGCTGCACCCCGAGCATGATCCGGTGGCCAGCCAGCTGCCGGGCACGGACAAGGCCATTTCCTATCGCAACGCCCTCAAGGAAGCGCTGATCGACATCGACCCGCGCGCGCACCGGGCGATGATCGAGGAGCTGCAGGCCAGCGGCGTGCCGATGCAGACCCTGGCGATCCACCTGTTCTCGCCGGTCGCGGCGCGGCTTGGCGACCAATGGTGCGACGACGAGATCGATTTCATGCTGGTCGCGGTGGCCTCCACCCGGCTCTCCATGATCATCAACCACCTCTCGCACCTGTCCATCCAGCGCACGCAGTCGCAGGACGACCGCCCCGTCCGCCGGGTGCTGCTGGCGCGCACCGGCAAGGCCGCCCACACCATCGGCGTGGCAATCGTGGCGAGCTGCTTCCGCGAGATGGGCTGGGTGGTCGATGGCGGCGTGGATACGGAGCTGGACGACACCATCCACAAGCGCCTGTCCAACACGCCCTATCACCTGCTGGGTATTTCCGTCGGGCAGGTGGACCAGGTGGAGGAATGCACCCGGACGATCCGGCGCATCCACGCCACCCCCAGCCCCAGGCGGCTGAAGATCGCCGTCGGCGGCCCGGCGGTGCTGGCCAACCCCGACGCCTTCAACCGCATCGGGGCGGATATCGTGGCGCAGTCGGCGCTGCAGGTCGTCAGCTACGCCGACAGCATCCGGGCATAA
- a CDS encoding geranylgeranyl diphosphate reductase has protein sequence METLYDVAVIGGGPSGATAAEQLARAGYRVALVDPADRIKPCGGAIPSRALKDFSIPESQLVSRAHGARIIAPSGRSVDMQIGDRGFVGMVDRATFDPWLRARAARAGAEPVTGRLIGLAEEADGCMAVVVRPSRSSPGATDLDLILRARLVIGADGANSAVRRLAFPAAKKPRYVFAYHEIVETPVSETPAGFHPARCDVVYDGRISPDFYGWVFPHGPYSSVGTGTAVKGHDLRQATAALRRASGLEGCRTVRREGAPLPLKAMRRWDNGRNILLIGDAAGTVAPSSGEGIYYAMLCGQLAADAVVDCLASGQAAPLKQVRRRFMREHGRVFLILGIMQSVWYRNDRLREKFVTMCADPDIQRLTWESYLDKKLTRRDPLAHIRIFFKDLAQLLGIPAAQK, from the coding sequence ATGGAAACTCTCTATGATGTCGCGGTGATCGGCGGCGGGCCGAGCGGCGCCACCGCCGCAGAACAGCTGGCACGGGCGGGCTATCGCGTCGCGCTGGTCGATCCGGCGGACCGGATCAAGCCCTGCGGTGGGGCCATCCCCTCCCGCGCGTTAAAGGATTTCAGCATTCCCGAAAGCCAGCTGGTGTCCCGCGCCCATGGCGCGCGCATCATCGCGCCTTCCGGCCGCAGCGTGGACATGCAGATCGGCGACCGTGGCTTTGTCGGCATGGTGGACCGTGCGACCTTCGACCCCTGGCTGCGTGCCCGCGCCGCACGGGCCGGGGCGGAGCCGGTGACGGGCAGGCTGATCGGGCTGGCCGAGGAGGCGGATGGCTGCATGGCGGTGGTGGTCAGGCCGTCGCGTTCTTCACCCGGCGCGACGGACCTCGACCTGATCTTGCGGGCGCGGCTGGTGATCGGCGCTGATGGCGCCAATTCCGCCGTGCGCCGGCTGGCCTTCCCCGCCGCCAAAAAGCCGCGCTATGTCTTCGCCTATCACGAGATCGTCGAGACTCCGGTTAGTGAGACACCAGCGGGCTTCCATCCTGCGCGCTGCGATGTCGTCTATGACGGACGTATTTCGCCGGATTTCTATGGCTGGGTGTTTCCGCACGGGCCCTACAGCTCGGTCGGTACCGGCACGGCGGTAAAGGGCCACGATCTGCGGCAGGCGACTGCCGCGCTGCGCCGCGCCTCGGGTCTGGAAGGCTGCCGCACCGTCCGACGCGAGGGGGCGCCGCTGCCGCTGAAAGCGATGCGGCGCTGGGACAATGGCCGCAACATCCTGCTGATCGGCGATGCGGCGGGGACCGTGGCGCCCTCCTCCGGTGAGGGCATCTATTACGCCATGCTGTGCGGACAGCTTGCGGCGGATGCCGTCGTCGATTGCCTGGCAAGCGGGCAGGCCGCCCCGCTGAAGCAGGTCCGCCGCCGCTTTATGCGCGAGCATGGCCGGGTCTTCCTGATCCTCGGCATCATGCAGAGTGTCTGGTACCGCAACGACCGGCTGCGCGAGAAATTCGTGACCATGTGCGCCGATCCGGACATCCAGCGCCTGACCTGGGAATCCTATCTCGACAAGAAGCTGACGCGGCGCGATCCGCTCGCCCATATCCGCATCTTCTTCAAGGACCTCGCCCAGCTGCTCGGCATCCCGGCGGCGCAGAAATGA
- a CDS encoding HNH endonuclease, producing the protein MNGMIVFDVGGIKERKQALERAILRRRSRKWLLQLWSRFIKTRDAFRCLSCDSPDGIQAHHIIRKTLYPQAALELGNGITLCSECHNRVHEKFNGRPDLSLPLGAEQGDDQDEWSYLFGLLLDDAKKRGIPEDDFYHLSDEVLGFSVSFQGYHELFDLVNEGKISRIQFAHEIWRSMPETFYEYFISELVRLNFDEFPE; encoded by the coding sequence ATGAATGGTATGATTGTCTTTGATGTAGGTGGGATTAAAGAGAGAAAGCAGGCTCTGGAGAGGGCAATACTACGAAGGCGCTCCAGAAAATGGCTGCTTCAGCTCTGGAGCAGGTTCATTAAGACACGAGACGCTTTTCGTTGTTTAAGTTGCGATTCCCCTGATGGCATACAAGCACATCACATTATACGGAAAACACTTTACCCACAGGCTGCTCTTGAATTGGGAAATGGCATTACATTATGCTCCGAATGCCATAACCGAGTACATGAAAAGTTCAACGGAAGACCTGATCTGTCACTCCCACTCGGAGCAGAACAAGGTGATGATCAGGATGAGTGGTCTTATCTTTTCGGCCTTCTTTTAGATGATGCAAAAAAAAGAGGCATTCCAGAGGATGATTTTTATCATCTTAGCGACGAAGTTTTAGGATTTTCTGTGTCATTTCAAGGTTATCACGAGTTATTTGATTTGGTAAATGAAGGGAAAATCAGTCGAATTCAATTCGCTCATGAAATTTGGCGATCAATGCCTGAAACATTCTATGAATATTTTATTTCTGAGCTCGTGCGATTAAATTTCGATGAGTTTCCCGAGTGA
- the guaA gene encoding glutamine-hydrolyzing GMP synthase, whose translation MTDRILILDFGSQVTQLIARRVREAGVYCEIFPFNVDPARIREFAPKAIILSGGPASPAEEGSPRAPQLVFDMGVPLLGICYGQMTMAAQLGGTVESGHHREFGRALLDVKEPSGLFDGVWAPGEKHTVWMSHGDRITRLPPGFKVKGVSQNAPYALIEDEGRHYYGLMFHPEVVHTPDGAKLIHNFVLNVAGCKGDWTMAAFRQQAVEAIRKQVGSGRVICGLSGGVDSSVAAILIHEAIGDQLTCVFVDHGLMRLNEAEEVVTMFRDHYNIPLVHVDASDTFIGALEGQSDPEVKRKTIGKLFIDVFEAEAKKIGGADFLAQGTLYPDVIESVSFTGGPSVTIKSHHNVGGLPARMNMKLVEPLRELFKDEVRALGRELGLPDRFVGRHPFPGPGLAIRCPGGVTREKLDILRQADAVYLDEIRKAGLYDAIWQAFAVLLPVQTVGVMGDGRTYEFVCALRAVTSVDGMTADFYHFDMEFLSRVATRIINEVKGVNRVTYDITSKPPGTIEWE comes from the coding sequence ATGACAGACCGCATCCTGATCCTCGATTTCGGCAGCCAGGTCACGCAGCTCATCGCAAGGCGGGTGCGCGAGGCCGGCGTCTATTGCGAGATATTTCCGTTCAATGTCGATCCCGCCCGCATCCGGGAATTCGCCCCGAAGGCGATCATCCTGTCCGGCGGGCCGGCCAGCCCGGCGGAAGAGGGCAGCCCCCGCGCGCCGCAGCTGGTGTTCGACATGGGCGTGCCGCTGCTGGGCATCTGCTATGGCCAGATGACCATGGCGGCACAGCTGGGCGGCACGGTGGAGAGCGGCCATCACCGCGAATTCGGCCGCGCGCTGCTGGATGTCAAGGAGCCCTCCGGCCTGTTCGATGGCGTGTGGGCGCCGGGCGAGAAGCATACGGTGTGGATGAGCCATGGCGACCGCATCACCCGGCTGCCCCCCGGCTTCAAGGTCAAGGGCGTGTCGCAGAACGCGCCCTATGCGCTGATCGAGGATGAGGGCCGGCACTATTATGGCCTGATGTTCCACCCGGAGGTGGTGCACACGCCGGATGGCGCGAAGCTGATCCATAATTTCGTGCTGAACGTCGCCGGCTGCAAGGGTGACTGGACCATGGCCGCCTTCCGCCAGCAGGCGGTGGAGGCGATCCGCAAACAGGTCGGCTCCGGCCGGGTGATCTGCGGCCTGTCCGGCGGCGTCGATTCCTCGGTGGCGGCGATCCTGATCCACGAGGCCATCGGCGACCAGCTGACCTGCGTGTTCGTCGATCATGGCCTCATGCGCCTGAACGAGGCGGAAGAGGTCGTGACCATGTTCCGCGACCATTACAACATTCCGCTGGTGCATGTGGATGCCAGCGACACCTTCATCGGCGCGCTGGAAGGCCAGAGCGACCCGGAGGTGAAGCGCAAGACCATCGGCAAGCTGTTCATCGATGTGTTCGAGGCCGAGGCGAAGAAGATCGGCGGCGCCGATTTCCTGGCCCAGGGCACGCTCTACCCGGATGTGATCGAGAGTGTGTCCTTCACCGGGGGCCCGAGCGTCACCATCAAGTCGCATCATAATGTCGGCGGCCTGCCCGCGCGCATGAACATGAAGCTGGTGGAACCCCTGCGCGAGCTGTTCAAGGACGAGGTGCGCGCGCTGGGCCGGGAGCTGGGCCTGCCCGACCGCTTCGTCGGTCGCCACCCCTTCCCGGGGCCGGGCCTCGCCATCCGCTGCCCGGGCGGCGTGACGCGCGAGAAGCTGGACATTTTGCGCCAGGCCGATGCGGTCTATCTCGACGAGATCCGCAAGGCCGGCCTGTATGACGCGATCTGGCAGGCCTTCGCCGTGCTGCTGCCGGTGCAGACCGTGGGCGTGATGGGCGATGGCCGGACCTACGAGTTCGTCTGCGCGCTGCGTGCCGTCACCTCGGTCGATGGCATGACCGCCGACTTCTACCATTTCGACATGGAGTTCCTGTCGCGCGTCGCCACCCGCATCATCAACGAGGTGAAGGGCGTCAACCGCGTGACCTACGACATCACCTCCAAGCCCCCCGGAACCATCGAGTGGGAGTGA
- a CDS encoding FitA-like ribbon-helix-helix domain-containing protein: MAAVTIRNLPEEVHRALKVRAAQHNRSAEAEMRAILEAAVRPEGRLRLGTAMADVSRKMGLTNADVEALEQSLEQVRDARPAEPFKFE, translated from the coding sequence ATGGCTGCTGTCACCATCCGCAACCTCCCCGAGGAGGTACATCGCGCGCTGAAGGTCCGCGCGGCGCAGCATAATCGCAGCGCTGAAGCGGAGATGCGCGCCATTCTGGAAGCCGCCGTGCGCCCCGAGGGGCGGCTGCGGCTTGGCACGGCCATGGCGGATGTTAGCCGGAAGATGGGTCTTACCAATGCCGATGTCGAGGCGCTGGAGCAATCCCTGGAGCAGGTCCGCGATGCACGCCCCGCCGAACCCTTCAAGTTCGAATGA
- a CDS encoding sigma-70 family RNA polymerase sigma factor, with the protein MSAHAALTGAFEAQRPRLLRLAYRMLGSRAEAEDIVQEAWLRWQAADRSAVAEPAAYLSRIVTRLCLDALKSARARRETYIGPWLPEPVAEPPEEEPRADELTLTLMLALERLSPLERAAFLLHDVFGVPLGEVAATLEREPAAVRQLASRARRHVRNARPRYAVGREEGERLARAFFDASSRGDVQGLSALLAEDAVLHADGGGKVIAFHNPIRGLARILRLYAGLRRKYSPEQIVLIRPLRIDGLPGYLSRERDGILQTTAFDIRDGRIAAIYITRNPDKLARLVEEMGV; encoded by the coding sequence TTGAGTGCGCACGCCGCCCTCACAGGCGCGTTCGAGGCGCAGCGGCCGCGGCTGCTGCGTCTCGCCTACCGCATGCTGGGTTCCCGCGCGGAAGCCGAGGATATCGTGCAGGAGGCCTGGCTGCGCTGGCAGGCCGCCGACCGCAGCGCCGTCGCGGAGCCGGCGGCCTATCTCAGCCGCATCGTCACAAGGCTGTGCCTGGATGCGCTGAAATCCGCCCGCGCAAGGCGCGAGACCTATATCGGCCCCTGGCTGCCGGAGCCGGTCGCCGAGCCGCCGGAGGAGGAGCCCCGAGCCGACGAGCTGACCCTGACCCTGATGCTGGCGCTGGAGCGGCTGTCACCGCTGGAGCGCGCCGCCTTCCTGCTGCATGACGTGTTCGGCGTGCCGCTGGGCGAGGTGGCGGCGACGCTGGAGCGCGAGCCCGCCGCCGTGCGCCAGCTGGCCTCCCGCGCCCGCCGGCATGTGCGCAATGCAAGGCCGCGCTACGCTGTCGGGCGGGAAGAAGGGGAGCGACTGGCCCGCGCCTTCTTCGACGCCTCCTCCAGGGGGGATGTGCAGGGTTTGAGCGCCCTGCTGGCCGAGGATGCGGTGCTGCATGCCGATGGCGGCGGCAAGGTGATCGCCTTCCACAACCCGATCCGCGGGCTGGCGCGCATCCTGCGGCTCTATGCGGGCTTAAGGCGTAAATACAGCCCGGAGCAGATCGTGCTGATCCGCCCGCTGCGCATCGACGGGCTGCCCGGCTATCTCAGCCGCGAGCGCGACGGCATCCTGCAGACCACCGCCTTCGACATACGCGACGGCCGCATCGCCGCCATCTACATCACCCGCAACCCGGACAAGCTGGCGAGGTTGGTGGAGGAGATGGGGGTGTGA
- the msrA gene encoding peptide-methionine (S)-S-oxide reductase MsrA: protein MTEKAMTEKAILAGGCFWGMQDLIRRQPGILSTRVGYTGGDVPNATYRNHGTHAEGIEIVFDPAVTSYRRILEYFFQIHDPTTPNRQGNDRGPSYRSAIYYLNEEQHRVALDTIADVNASGLWPGRVVTEVDPAGDFWQAEPEHQDYLERYPNGYTCHFPRPNWVLPKRNAAE, encoded by the coding sequence ATGACCGAAAAAGCGATGACCGAGAAAGCGATTCTGGCCGGCGGCTGCTTCTGGGGCATGCAGGACCTGATCCGCCGGCAGCCCGGCATCCTGTCCACCCGTGTCGGCTATACCGGCGGCGATGTGCCGAACGCGACCTACCGCAACCACGGCACCCATGCCGAGGGCATCGAGATCGTCTTCGACCCGGCGGTCACCAGCTACCGCCGCATCCTGGAATATTTCTTCCAGATCCACGACCCGACGACGCCGAACCGCCAGGGCAATGATCGCGGCCCGTCCTACCGTTCGGCGATCTATTATCTGAACGAGGAACAGCACCGCGTGGCGCTGGACACCATCGCCGATGTGAATGCCTCCGGCCTGTGGCCCGGCAGGGTGGTGACGGAGGTCGATCCTGCCGGCGATTTCTGGCAGGCCGAGCCGGAGCATCAGGATTACTTGGAACGCTACCCCAACGGCTATACCTGCCACTTCCCGCGCCCCAACTGGGTGCTGCCGAAACGTAACGCGGCGGAGTAA
- a CDS encoding 1-deoxy-D-xylulose-5-phosphate synthase, with protein sequence MGLISAPVTATPLLDGVTGPKDLRTMDSEKLVRLAGELRAETIRIVSRTGGHLGSSLGVIELTLAIHAIFDTPHDKLIWDVSHQCYPHKILTGRRERMLGLRKKDGPSGFTRRAESPYDPFGAAHSSTSISAGLGFAMARELGGDPGDVVCVIGDGAMSAGMAFEAINNAGALGKRIFVILNDNAMSISPSTGAFATYLAELGARPGEERSFFAQMGFAYHGPVDGHDLPGLLEKLRSLREEATGPVLLHAITRKGAGYDAAETSADKYHGVAKFDVETGQQAKAAAAAPSYTKVFAGALVKEAEKDSRIIAITAAMEAGTGVDIFRRHFPDRAFDVGIAEQHAVTFAAGLAAGGMKPFCAIYSTFLQRGYDQIVHDVALQGLPVRFAIDRAGLVGADGPTHAGAFDVGYLANLPGFTVMAASDEAELVNMVATAAAHDSGPIAFRYPRGEGTGVAMPETGVPLPIGKGRVVAAGGTVALLSFGGRLGECLMARQMLATHGIPVTVADARFAKPLDTGLLEELYETHELLVTIEEGASGGFAALVLSHLAGRGLLDGHLGSRCALRTMTLPDRFIAQASPEEMYEDAGLSAHHIALLVRDVLAARSVVPLAARQLNGRHVRRVQVAE encoded by the coding sequence ATGGGCTTGATTTCAGCACCGGTAACCGCCACGCCGCTGCTCGATGGCGTGACCGGTCCCAAAGACCTCCGGACAATGGACTCCGAGAAACTGGTCCGGCTTGCCGGCGAATTGCGGGCCGAGACGATCCGCATCGTCTCCAGGACCGGCGGGCACCTCGGTTCCAGCCTTGGCGTCATCGAGCTGACGCTGGCAATCCACGCGATTTTCGACACGCCGCACGACAAGCTGATCTGGGATGTCAGCCATCAGTGCTACCCGCACAAGATTCTGACCGGACGCCGCGAGCGCATGCTGGGCCTGCGCAAGAAAGATGGTCCCTCCGGCTTCACCCGGCGCGCCGAAAGCCCCTACGATCCCTTCGGGGCCGCGCATTCCTCCACCTCCATCTCCGCCGGCCTTGGCTTCGCCATGGCGCGGGAGCTGGGCGGCGATCCGGGCGATGTGGTCTGCGTCATTGGCGATGGCGCCATGTCGGCCGGCATGGCTTTCGAGGCGATCAACAATGCCGGCGCGCTGGGCAAGCGCATCTTCGTCATCCTGAACGACAACGCCATGTCGATCAGCCCGTCCACCGGGGCGTTCGCGACCTATCTGGCAGAACTCGGCGCGCGGCCCGGCGAAGAGCGCAGCTTCTTCGCGCAGATGGGCTTTGCCTATCACGGGCCGGTGGATGGTCATGACCTGCCCGGATTGCTGGAAAAGCTGCGGTCCCTCAGGGAGGAGGCCACAGGCCCGGTGCTGCTGCATGCAATCACCCGCAAGGGGGCGGGCTACGATGCCGCCGAAACCTCGGCGGACAAATATCATGGCGTGGCCAAGTTCGATGTCGAAACCGGGCAGCAGGCGAAGGCCGCCGCCGCGGCGCCCAGCTACACAAAGGTATTCGCCGGCGCGCTGGTGAAGGAGGCGGAGAAGGACAGCCGCATCATCGCCATCACCGCCGCGATGGAGGCCGGCACTGGCGTCGATATCTTCCGCCGGCACTTCCCCGACCGCGCCTTCGATGTCGGCATCGCCGAACAGCACGCCGTGACCTTCGCCGCCGGGCTGGCGGCCGGCGGCATGAAGCCGTTCTGCGCGATCTATTCCACCTTCCTGCAGCGCGGCTACGACCAGATCGTCCATGATGTCGCCCTGCAGGGGCTGCCGGTCCGCTTCGCCATTGACCGCGCCGGGCTGGTCGGCGCCGACGGCCCGACCCATGCCGGCGCCTTCGATGTGGGTTACCTGGCGAACCTGCCCGGCTTCACCGTCATGGCGGCCAGCGACGAGGCGGAGCTGGTGAACATGGTGGCGACAGCCGCTGCGCATGACAGCGGACCGATTGCCTTCCGCTATCCCCGTGGCGAAGGCACCGGCGTGGCCATGCCCGAGACCGGCGTACCGCTGCCCATCGGCAAGGGCCGCGTGGTGGCGGCTGGCGGCACGGTGGCGCTGCTGTCCTTCGGTGGCCGGCTGGGCGAATGCCTGATGGCCCGGCAGATGCTGGCCACGCACGGTATTCCGGTGACGGTAGCGGATGCGCGCTTCGCCAAGCCGTTGGATACCGGGCTGCTGGAAGAGCTGTACGAGACCCATGAGCTGCTGGTGACCATAGAGGAAGGAGCGAGCGGCGGTTTCGCGGCGCTCGTGCTCAGTCATCTCGCCGGGCGGGGGCTGCTGGACGGGCATCTGGGTTCCCGTTGCGCGCTGCGCACCATGACCTTGCCCGACCGGTTCATCGCGCAGGCCTCACCGGAGGAAATGTACGAAGACGCCGGGTTGAGCGCGCACCACATCGCCCTACTTGTGCGGGATGTGCTGGCCGCCAGAAGCGTGGTGCCCCTGGCAGCACGCCAGTTGAACGGCCGGCATGTCAGACGGGTTCAGGTAGCGGAGTAG
- a CDS encoding GNAT family N-acetyltransferase, with protein MSDSGQQHILSVRVAELDDAFGVARVQLRSLVGKPVPDDAFEDFADVRAAAFWGEVIESTNNMVLVAVLAPPPQPQPQTAPASSEKKPSEKKGKAPKDKPAEETIVGFIAFGPPRSEEDAALDAEIYAIHADPGHRRQGVGRRLLASAFKAMAAVGQLSVRAWAPSDNEPAESFYLRFGAAPGQRAALQIGGVFGEEEVPETAYDWIDVRRVIPRLDNPLDRPHHRSSEEN; from the coding sequence GTGAGCGACAGCGGCCAGCAGCATATTCTCAGTGTTCGCGTCGCCGAGCTGGACGACGCCTTCGGGGTGGCGCGCGTGCAGCTGCGCAGCCTGGTCGGCAAGCCGGTGCCGGATGACGCCTTCGAGGATTTCGCCGATGTCCGCGCCGCCGCCTTCTGGGGCGAGGTGATCGAGAGCACCAACAACATGGTGCTGGTCGCCGTGCTGGCCCCGCCGCCCCAGCCTCAGCCCCAAACTGCGCCGGCATCTTCCGAGAAGAAGCCTTCCGAAAAGAAGGGCAAGGCGCCCAAGGACAAGCCGGCAGAAGAAACCATCGTCGGCTTCATCGCCTTCGGGCCGCCCCGGTCCGAGGAGGATGCGGCGCTGGATGCGGAAATCTACGCCATCCATGCCGATCCGGGCCATCGCCGCCAGGGGGTGGGCCGCCGCCTGCTGGCCTCCGCCTTCAAGGCGATGGCGGCGGTCGGCCAGCTGTCCGTGCGCGCCTGGGCGCCGTCGGACAACGAACCGGCGGAAAGCTTCTACCTGCGCTTCGGGGCTGCCCCCGGCCAGCGCGCTGCCCTGCAGATCGGCGGCGTGTTCGGCGAGGAGGAAGTGCCCGAAACCGCCTATGACTGGATCGATGTGCGCCGTGTCATCCCGCGCCTCGACAACCCGCTCGACCGGCCCCATCACAGATCGTCCGAAGAGAATTGA
- a CDS encoding TspO/MBR family protein, translated as MISAIAFILIVVATASSGAIFKPGPWYETLRKPAWTPPKWAFPVVWTILYMMIAYAGWIVWQQVGWSAAMLAWGVQILANAAWSWLFFGRRRMDLALADIGVLWLSVAAFIVLAWPISTLAALLFLPYLVWVSTAGALNYSVLRLNSAR; from the coding sequence TTGATCTCCGCAATCGCGTTCATTCTCATCGTGGTCGCCACCGCCTCCAGCGGCGCCATCTTCAAGCCCGGCCCCTGGTACGAGACCCTGCGAAAGCCCGCCTGGACCCCGCCGAAATGGGCGTTCCCGGTGGTCTGGACGATCCTCTACATGATGATCGCCTATGCCGGCTGGATCGTCTGGCAGCAGGTCGGATGGTCTGCGGCGATGCTGGCCTGGGGCGTGCAGATCCTGGCCAATGCCGCCTGGTCCTGGCTGTTCTTCGGGCGCCGGCGCATGGATCTGGCGCTGGCCGATATCGGTGTGCTGTGGCTGTCGGTTGCCGCCTTCATCGTGTTGGCCTGGCCGATTTCGACGCTGGCCGCGCTGCTGTTCCTGCCTTATCTCGTCTGGGTCAGCACGGCGGGCGCGCTGAACTATTCGGTGCTGCGGCTGAATTCCGCCCGCTGA
- a CDS encoding type II toxin-antitoxin system VapC family toxin yields the protein MILLDTNIVSEAIKPEPHPSVLAWLDEQAAETLFLSSITVAELLFGIGVLPKGKRKETLAERIARLLSQFADRILPFDTEAARHYADLAVQARTAGRGFPTPDGYIAAIAAAHGFAVATRDTSAFTAAGLTVIDPWMA from the coding sequence ATGATCCTGCTCGATACCAATATCGTCTCGGAGGCGATCAAGCCTGAGCCCCACCCATCGGTTCTCGCCTGGCTCGACGAGCAGGCGGCGGAGACGCTGTTCCTGTCCAGCATTACCGTCGCCGAACTTCTCTTCGGCATCGGCGTGCTCCCCAAGGGCAAGCGAAAAGAAACGCTGGCAGAACGGATCGCGCGGCTGTTGAGCCAGTTCGCCGACCGCATCCTGCCCTTCGACACGGAAGCGGCGCGGCACTATGCCGATCTCGCGGTGCAGGCCCGCACCGCCGGGCGAGGCTTCCCGACGCCAGATGGCTACATCGCCGCGATTGCCGCCGCGCACGGCTTCGCCGTGGCCACGCGAGACACCAGCGCTTTTACCGCTGCGGGACTGACCGTAATCGACCCCTGGATGGCCTAA
- the msrB gene encoding peptide-methionine (R)-S-oxide reductase MsrB, with the protein MRYAKTKDAIDRLTPEQYRVTQENGTERPFTGEYNDNKQPGLYVDIVSGEPLFASSDKFESGCGWPSFTKPVEPANVAELRDTSHGMIRIEVRSAHGDSHLGHVFPDGPRDRGGMRYCINSASLRFIPRDRMAEEGYGDYLDQVKEN; encoded by the coding sequence ATGCGCTACGCCAAGACCAAGGACGCCATCGACCGGCTGACGCCCGAACAGTACCGGGTGACGCAGGAGAACGGCACCGAACGCCCGTTCACCGGCGAGTATAACGACAACAAGCAGCCTGGCCTGTATGTCGACATCGTGTCGGGCGAGCCTCTGTTCGCCTCATCCGACAAGTTCGAATCCGGCTGCGGCTGGCCCAGCTTCACCAAACCGGTCGAGCCGGCGAATGTGGCGGAGCTGCGCGACACCAGCCACGGCATGATCCGCATCGAAGTGCGCTCCGCCCATGGCGACAGCCATCTGGGCCATGTCTTCCCGGACGGGCCGCGCGACCGCGGCGGCATGCGCTACTGCATCAATTCCGCCTCGCTGCGCTTCATCCCGCGCGACCGTATGGCGGAAGAAGGCTATGGCGACTATCTCGACCAGGTGAAGGAGAACTGA